Genomic segment of Anaerobacillus alkaliphilus:
TAGGAAGCGGTAAAACAACTCTTGGAAGGCAATTATCTTCTACGTTACATATACCAGTTTTTGAGTTAGATAATGTTGTATGGGAAAGGTCTCCAACTGGTGATATGAGAAGAAATGATCAAGAACGAGATGCCCAGTTACAGGAAATTGTACAAAAAGATACTTGGATTCTTGAGGGTGTTCATCATACATGGGTGAAGCCAAGCTTCGAGAAAGCGGATCTCATTATATTTTTAGACACCAGCTATTCAAAAAGAACGTATCGCATCATTACGAGGTACTGTCGGCAAAAATTAGGGATAGAAAATGCCAATTATAAACCTAGCTTTAAAATTTTTAAGAGTATGTTTAGTTGGAATGCACATTTTGAAAAAAAAAGTAAACCAGAAATCCTTCAGATTTTAGAAGAGTTTCAGGATAAGGTTGTCATTATAAAGAATGCAAGTGAATTGCGATTAAAGGACTAAAGAACTATTTCTTTAGTCCTTTAAAAATACTCTAAGCAGAATAGTTGATTAATTTTTATGGCGGATTATAATAAAGATACAAACTATTGACCTAGTTCGAAACTAACAACTTTGGAGGACGCACAAATGAATGTTTATAATTTTTCAGCTGTAGCTATGAACGGAAGAGAAGTACCTCTTCAAGACTATAAAGGTAAGGTAGTATTAATTGTTAATACTGCTGGAAGATGTGGATTTACATATCAATATGAAGATTTACAACGATTATACAATCGCTATAAAGAGAAAGGCTTCGTTATTCTTGGGTTTCCTTGTAATCAATTTGATAATCAAGAGCCTGACAATAATGAAAAAATTCAAGCTTCTTGTCTATTAAACTATGGAGTTAGCTTCCCATTATTTCAAAAGATTGACGTACGTGGGGAAAATGCTCATCCTTTATTCCACTACCTATCACACTCTAAACCGTTTGAAGGATTTAACAAGTTCCATCCAGTGGCAAAAATTCTAATTCCATTATTAAACGACAAACACCCAGAGTATTTAGTAGACGATTACTCAATCAAGTGGAACTTTACGAAGTTCTTAATTAGCCCAGAGGGTGAAGTAGTGAAACGCTTAGAGTGTACAACTGATATTATTGATTTAGAGTTAGATATAGAGAAGTTATTGGAAACTACACACGCTTAAAAAGTAAGTCACATGGGATTTTCCCGTGTGACTTACTTTTCTGTTAGGTACCTATTTTTTTATCTTTCAGGCTGCTAGAGGAATTAGTTCGTTTTTATTGAATATATAATTTATACATTTGCCTATGGGGGATAGTTATGTTTACTCTTCTGAAACGACTTATTCTAAATCAGCTCCATTTATTAAGATTGCCAGAACTAGATTTACCGAAAGAAACTATTCATGAGTTTGATGATATTTATGATCGCCATATATCCACTGCTGAAGGAAAAATTGTTCCGTTTGAATGTAGATATCCGAAGTATATGTTCTTAAACTACCTTATAGAAACAAAAGATGTGTTGGTGCATGGGACAAATAAGTCAGATATCGTGAGTTTCGAACCGAGGAAACAAACACTTTTTAATGGAAAGCCTGTAAAAGCAGTTTTTGCGGCTTCTGATGGAGTTTGGTCACTGTTCTTTGCGGTTATAAATAGGGTTGGTTATGTTGGCTCTTTACGAAACCTTTGCATAACTTCGCCGACAAAAAAGGGAATAAAGCGGTATTATTATTTCTCGCTTAATAAAGACTTTCATGGCGAATGTTGGAGTGATGGTACAATATATTTTTTGCCTAAGAAAGACTTTAAACCAGGTGGAATTAAAGACGAATGGATATGTGAAACTGCAGTTAAGCCGCTTGCAAAGATGACTGTAACTGCATCTGAATTTCCCTTTAAGGAACATATTTTTCGGCATTCGGAAACTGATTCTGTTGTAAAAACATGGGTAAAATCGCTGGTATTAAATAAAAAATTACCTTAATTCACGTTGTGGAGGTTTTTCATGAAAATTTTTCGCTTTAATCAAGAAGTGGGCAAACAAATTAACGCATTTGGCTCTAATTTTGTTATGTCTAGAATTGGTAATTACCATGGAGAATTTCAATTAGGGTGTATGCACATAGATAAGTACGGCTTAGTTGGGCGACACGAGGCAACGACGAATCAGCTCTTTCTAGTCATCGAGGGAGAAGGGTGGGTAACCGGAGAAACGGATGAGAAACTCACTATTAAAGCTGGCGAAGCAGCATTCTGGATAAAAGGAGAAAATCATGCTGCGGGAACAGGAAATAACACCATGAAGGCAATAGTACTTGAGGGAGAGAATGTAGATCCAGCAAAACTTATGT
This window contains:
- a CDS encoding AAA family ATPase; amino-acid sequence: MRYKRIHIIGSVGSGKTTLGRQLSSTLHIPVFELDNVVWERSPTGDMRRNDQERDAQLQEIVQKDTWILEGVHHTWVKPSFEKADLIIFLDTSYSKRTYRIITRYCRQKLGIENANYKPSFKIFKSMFSWNAHFEKKSKPEILQILEEFQDKVVIIKNASELRLKD
- a CDS encoding glutathione peroxidase, which translates into the protein MNVYNFSAVAMNGREVPLQDYKGKVVLIVNTAGRCGFTYQYEDLQRLYNRYKEKGFVILGFPCNQFDNQEPDNNEKIQASCLLNYGVSFPLFQKIDVRGENAHPLFHYLSHSKPFEGFNKFHPVAKILIPLLNDKHPEYLVDDYSIKWNFTKFLISPEGEVVKRLECTTDIIDLELDIEKLLETTHA
- a CDS encoding cupin, with the translated sequence MKIFRFNQEVGKQINAFGSNFVMSRIGNYHGEFQLGCMHIDKYGLVGRHEATTNQLFLVIEGEGWVTGETDEKLTIKAGEAAFWIKGENHAAGTGNNTMKAIVLEGENVDPAKLMSE